CTCCATCACTACTGGAAAGACTCTTCCTGGTGAGAAAGTCCAGCCCTGTTGCATCACAGCCCTTCAGCCCCTGACCTTTAGTCTCGCCCGTTCTGAGCGGCCGACTTGCGCCTCCATGCACGGCCACCTGAAGCAGATGCGGGTGTGCCGCTGAAGCGCCGCCCTCGTCGTAGGAGTCGCTCTGCTGAGAGCGCTGCGGGTGGTGCCCTTGGGTGCGCTTCCACAGGTGCTTGAGGGGTGCCCCCCGAAAACAGGTCCTGACCTTGAAGTGGTTGGTGAACAAGAAAAGCTGCCAGCGCTTTTTCAGTTCAGCCTGGACCTAAACGGACACCAGAGTCCTCAGTTACACACATTATCTATAACTGTGTGTTCTTGTAAGGAGCTAGCTTAGCCTGGCTAGTTCGTACTTGTGAGTGCAAGCTCACCAAAAGCAACTAGTAGCAGTtacattagcatgctagcaaGTTTTCCAGATTATCCGTACATCGGAGGTCTCTGCCATCAGGAACTCAGCAACTGCATGCAAACTCATtgattttcagctcatttgAACCATTGCTGATGCAGTAGTTTGGTTAGTACAGCTTGAACATACCTCGCCATTAGCGAAACAGTACAGCACAGCTACCAGGAATCCCTGAAAATACATACACATCATAAATAATGTGTAATAATGTGTTTTCACAACCTTAACATCTGGTCTGATCCGGTGTTATAATTAACGTTTCTGGTGTTACCTGGAATGAGCTGAGTGTCAGGTTGATGAAGTTTCGGGCATAGCGGCTGCTGCCCTCCACACATTCATCTATCAGCACAGTGAAGACCACTTCATGGATTCCCAGCAGAGGAATCAGGACCAGGGTTGCTCTGGCTAAACTGAAGGGCAGAAAGGAAAAAACATGCAGTGCTGCATTATTACTGTACAGTTTCTATTCTTAATGAGAAAGGCGAGAAAAATGCCACTGAGTGCATTCTAATTCAAAGAGCAAAGGGAGAGTtctataaatgtatgtatgaGCTTCCTCCAGTGGTGACATTTATGGTCAGGCTTGACATTTGAATTTGTGCTGTACACAGAAAGTGATTAACATTTGAATGTTTAACCTTCTGTGCTGCTTTAAGACGAGACCTGGGAGGTACATCTCAAGGTCAGACtggcattaaaggtagggtaggagcactctttgttaaattagtgtaacttctctttacaatccgatagcaaccaattagtacGAACAAAATGAATCATccgtggaagctataaaatgctaaaaacatcagccaatcctccgggtggaccctgagTATtggcttcctgctctgcgcgcaccagagaggtacgtgcatgatggccgaagtcccagaccgcagctcgtctttaggtaatgcgcgtccatgtgattgggaggcgtggcttcggggtgagctccgagagaaaggggcgtgtgtttactttcaaaatctggctgactctcactgagttttcaaaaccgCCTACCCGACCTCTAAGTAACAGTCTTAAATACCTGTATCTGTAGTCAGTAAATTTCACTTGGTCGGCCTTCAGCTTGGAGAGCAGCAGCATTAAAATCTTGATAAATATGCAGAAAATAACCTGCAAGGATAAAAAAGACATAAGGGTGAAAAGGCCTGGATCGGTTATGCTTGTGACTGAGCCATTAAACACAGTATGAAATCAGAGTGATGCCACAGTATGATGCAACTGTGACTAATGCCAGAGGAGTGCTTAGAAAAGGCACTCAAGGACTGTTTCAGAAATGTCACCTACCACTACTGATAAAGTAATGGGTCCCCTTATTATCCACCAGAACCATCTGTTCACAATAGACCAGCATCTGAGGAATGAAAGAGGTGTTCAATGTTGAGCAAAGGAAACGTATCATTATTTATCATGCATCGTACATTTATTTACTTACTCTGTGTTTTCATATAAAATCTTGACCACTGTCCAGGGCGCCACAAACAAGACAGGAGTTCCTGAAAAGTAGCAATAGCATGAGAtgcatgtttaatattttacacCATAAGTTAAATGGAAATTAGGTTACACTGTTAACAAATTAAACATAATCTGGATTTTCAGATTTCACTTGGATCAATATGCGTCACTAAAGGGataaaaatacaacaagattcagctcacagacagaggtCCTGACAGGTTCCTTTAGATCTAGCTGGAATTGTTCCATCAGTGATGGCAAAAcaaggcccaaaccatgatactaccaccaccatgcttgaTGATTTATAATTATAAATAGACATGTTATAATATAGTATTTTAGGCAAGATCTGGTCCAGTGTTTTATCTGGCAGCAGGACTTACCCCATCCAAGCAACATGTATTTCTTCAGCAGCCGCCTCTTGGTCAGCACAGCAGTGAAGAGCAGTGTGTGAAGGAAAATGGCCTCCACCAGAAGCCAGAAGTAGTTACAGGCCACAAAGTACTCCATGCACACTTTGGAGAATTTGCACAGCAGCGCTATCTGTTGGGAAAAAACACACGTTATTGTAGGTGCAGTGTTTCAGAAATGTGACTACAAGGGCAGTGAGGGACATACCGCAGAGCTCGGGTAGGAGTTCCATCCAGGGTCGTCCTTGGGCAGGTTTGAATACATCATGTACAGTATGAGCTCTTTAGACATGATGGCCACCGCTCTTAGGATGAATGACATGAAGAGGTTCATGTGGATGTAATTCCTGGTACAGTGGAGCTTCCTGGTAAGCAGATACAGGAGCCAGCTTAGAAGGCATCGATCTGTGGAAGGATTACTGAGGGCTTATGTCATAACATCAGAGGAAATGGACGAATAATCAAGGTGCATGGAGCTGCATGGCAATGCTTCCTGCTGGTTTATAATGTCTTTAATAATGATTCTATCATCATTCTATAGATGATTGTTATTAGTTATTAGCGCATTGACCCATCTATGCTATCATGTGACCATGTCTGAGAGCTATTATATGAGAATGATCCTTTTTAAGTGTAAACACTGTCTGCATCCACTTTTCTATTAGCTACTGACCTGAGCATGCCCATCAGGAGAGTGGCCAGCGTGAGGGCGAACAGTGACAGGGAATAGCCAATAACAGAGATAAGCCTGAGGGCTGTCTGGCGAAGCATTTCATcctcctgtacacacacacacaagagtctGATTGATCTCCTCAGGTGTTTCTAATAAAaccacatcaacacaacaatcCCTGGCGCTTAAATCTTTCTGACAAAAGGCTCACGGCTCTAacacctctctcctcctcaccttgTCTTTAAAGTAATGGTCCTCCAGACATTCAGAGGCATCCCTCCAGGGCTCGGAGGAGTTCTCCATCTGCCGCCATCTGCCATTGTCCAAGCATTCCCTGTGTGCCCTCCTGGTTGTATCTATTGACATGTTGGCATGGTGCAGTCAGCGGAGAGAGGGGCTAGCTatccatttatttaaaaatactcTCTTTTGTATTTGGATCATTTTCAGAAGGACATTTTTGTGTGAAGCAGTGGAAAGACGCCCTCTGTGAGGCCGTAGCTTTGATGATTTCAGACACTGATCCTGTGACTGGAGCAGTCGGTCTTGTGATATACTAGAAAAAGTTCATTAAAGGTTCACTTTCAATTTGTGACACAAGTTATGTCTGAGATAAGAGTGACAAAGTGCATGATCACCCTCACTGATCCATGGTAAATAAGGAGGGCAGGGGACCGACACGTTTCCAGGAGACGAATGTGGCCAACACACGTAGGTGTCAAATGCTCCTTTACAGTAGTTTCCTGCAATAATAGAATAAAGTGTCAGTATTTTTGTGAGGGTTATAAAAATCAAAAAAGATGATTAACATGTGGGTAGGAGGCTCACCAGTTTTTGAGAATGCACCTGTCGTCAGAGTCACATTGCAGTTCTCCCAGTATTCAGTCCGTTTAGCAATCAGGCTTTCAAGCAGTGAGCTGGTCACCTTCAGAAAGAGACTTCAATGTACTCATGATAAtggatattatatatatgttatattcaTTATGACATTAATTTAGGGAAACGCATGAATATTTGTCTCCATATTGCTCCTAATCTTCACTATGTTTCACTGCTGTTTGACACCTCTTATCTTTGGTTCGAGGGCATCTTAGGTTTTGTATAGAAAAatggtttctttatttttactcttatttttaatgttattttttcaaGAGAAACTAATTGTGTAAATTGGCTTCCAAGCCACATGACCCAGATAAACTGAGCTGAACTTTAGTACACCAAGAGACCATTGAAATGCACCTCTTTTTTTCATGGGACTTGAGGCCAtcttatataatatatttttttttctaaataatatttttaatggGAAACTGTTATTTAGTTTAAAGGCTTTCAGGCCACATGACCCAGTGAGTCTAACCCTGAGCTATCCTGTAGGAATCAAAGAGGATATATATGATATACAATTGCCTGCTCaccaaaacatttcccagtGAATGTGTGCAGTACCCATGTTTCTCCACTTGGTGGGAGTATTTAATCAGACCTCAGCCCTGTCTCCACCTGAGTGTAATCTGCAGTTAATGCAGGTGATTTATCAGCTCAGCTCAGTGCATTCGTGTCATGCCTGCAGCAAACTCAACTCTCCGTTCATTTATAACTCATTACAGAGACAGTTCACCGTGATTAATAACGGATCTTCTTTATTTGAGGAGTGAGCTGCAGGTTGCTGTTCCCTACCCCTGCTTTCAGTGTCAGGGCCGAGGACAGCAGCTCTCCTATCTGGGCCAAACACTCTTCACACCccagtgagagcagcagcagcccctgCAACCTCTGCCTGGTGGCTCCTCCACCACCTGTGCTACCAAAGATTTCCAAGTTAGCTGATAGAAAGCTTGTTAATTCACTGAGGCGTGTCCTGTCAAGAACACATCCAGAGCGATGTCATGGGTAAAGGAAAGCCGAGAGCTGCTGTCTGACTTTAACCAAGCCCCAACTTCACAAATTACTCATGTTACAGACATTTCTCtccttttgttttgatttgaagGCTGATTTTGAGCACTGCAGCTTCTACAGCCCAGAGccaatgttaaaaaaatctaaattaaaataataacataataagtTTTTTTCAAAGGGAATGTGTTATTGCAGAATAGAAGCCTAATTACCTGATGGCTGGAGACTCCAAAGAGGAGTGTAAGCAGGAGTTTGGTCCTCGTGTGCCAGGTTGGCAGCAGGGTTGGCATGATGCTGCGTGTTCACATTTAAAGCAGTCGGTTTCTGGGATCGATGCAGATCTCCTACCTCATAGCTCTCCCTTGGACTCACAGGGCCGCTCGTTCATCCTTGCTTTAGCTCCCATGCTTCCTTACACTCTGCACTCTTCTCCTCGCCTCACCATTGCAGGAGTTGTTGATTGTTAGAGGATGATTTGAAGAATTTTGATCTTTACAAAAGCAGTTTTCTTAATAATTCTTGAACGTCTTCTTCATCTAACATTTTTCTCCAGAATCCCAGTGTCTTTCTggttctctgctgctgctgctgctgctgctgtttgacctcTTAATCTCAGAGGGTTATCAGAGCTGAAGAAATCCTCATTTGTCCATACAGACCTCTGAGTCTGTGAAGGAGGTGCATCTGTCTGTACTCCCCATAGACAACTGAGAGCGCCTGTGGATCCTCATCGCCAGATCGCCTCTCCCACCCCGTCCTCCCTCTAACCAATCATGATAAGGCCTGGGAGAGCCTGCTGCATGACACGGCTAACTTTGCTGTTCAGGAAAACTGACCTCACCGCAGCAAATAAGCCTGTTCTACTGTGCCAGAAGACACACCTGTACTCCAAACAAAGCGGCCGGCACGAACCGCTCCCTTCTGTTTAGCTGTCTTACACAGTAGACTGAACATTTCTGACACTAATGGGGATCTGAAACCAAACACTGGCAAGCAAATGGGAAAGTAAAGTGCTACTATCATCTGCCCAAGTCTCTCATGGCTATGAATTTTAAAAAGAATATGTAGGAAagtccatgtttttttaaatactttaataatcccatcagggaaatt
This window of the Parambassis ranga chromosome 6, fParRan2.1, whole genome shotgun sequence genome carries:
- the glp2r gene encoding glucagon-like peptide 2 receptor; the encoded protein is MPTLLPTWHTRTKLLLTLLFGVSSHQVTSSLLESLIAKRTEYWENCNVTLTTGAFSKTGNYCKGAFDTYVCWPHSSPGNVSVPCPPYLPWISEDTTRRAHRECLDNGRWRQMENSSEPWRDASECLEDHYFKDKEDEMLRQTALRLISVIGYSLSLFALTLATLLMGMLRKLHCTRNYIHMNLFMSFILRAVAIMSKELILYMMYSNLPKDDPGWNSYPSSAIALLCKFSKVCMEYFVACNYFWLLVEAIFLHTLLFTAVLTKRRLLKKYMLLGWGTPVLFVAPWTVVKILYENTECWSIVNRWFWWIIRGPITLSVVVIFCIFIKILMLLLSKLKADQVKFTDYRYSLARATLVLIPLLGIHEVVFTVLIDECVEGSSRYARNFINLTLSSFQGFLVAVLYCFANGEVQAELKKRWQLFLFTNHFKVRTCFRGAPLKHLWKRTQGHHPQRSQQSDSYDEGGASAAHPHLLQVAVHGGASRPLRTGETKGQGLKGCDATGLDFLTRKSLSSSDGEMTLGETMEEILEESEF